From the Streptococcus sp. 29887 genome, one window contains:
- a CDS encoding phosphoglycerate kinase, producing MAKLTVKDVELKGKKVLVRVDFNVPLKDGVITNDNRITAALPTIKYILEQGGRAILFSHLGRVKEEADKEGKSLAPVAADLAAKLGQDVAFIAGATRGAELEAAINALEDGQVLLVENTRFEDVDGKKESKNDEELGKYWASLGDGIFVNDAFGTAHRAHASNVGISANVEKAVAGFLLENEIAYIQEAVETPERPFVAILGGSKVSDKIGVIENLLEKADKVLIGGGMTYTFYKAQGIEIGNSLVEEDKLDVAKALLEKANGKLILPVDSKEANAFAGYTEVRDTEGEAVSEGFLGLDIGPKSIAKFDEALTGAKTVVWNGPMGVFENPDFQAGTIGVMDAIVKQPGVKSIIGGGDSAAAAINLGRADKFSWISTGGGASMELLEGKVLPGLAALTEK from the coding sequence ATGGCAAAATTGACTGTTAAAGATGTAGAATTGAAAGGCAAAAAAGTTCTTGTCCGTGTGGACTTCAACGTGCCTTTGAAAGATGGCGTTATCACTAACGATAACCGTATTACAGCAGCTCTTCCAACAATCAAGTATATTCTTGAGCAAGGTGGACGTGCAATTCTTTTCTCTCACCTTGGTCGTGTGAAAGAAGAAGCTGACAAAGAAGGTAAATCATTGGCTCCTGTAGCAGCTGACTTGGCAGCTAAATTGGGTCAAGACGTTGCTTTCATCGCTGGTGCTACTCGTGGTGCTGAATTGGAAGCAGCAATCAACGCTTTGGAAGATGGACAAGTTCTCCTTGTTGAAAACACTCGTTTCGAAGATGTTGATGGTAAGAAAGAATCTAAAAACGACGAAGAACTTGGTAAATACTGGGCTTCACTTGGTGATGGTATCTTCGTTAACGACGCGTTTGGTACTGCACACCGTGCGCACGCATCAAACGTTGGTATCTCAGCAAACGTAGAAAAAGCAGTAGCTGGTTTCCTTTTGGAAAACGAAATTGCATACATCCAAGAAGCTGTTGAAACTCCAGAGCGTCCATTCGTGGCAATCCTTGGTGGTTCAAAAGTATCTGATAAGATCGGTGTTATCGAAAACCTTCTCGAAAAAGCTGACAAAGTTCTTATCGGTGGTGGTATGACGTACACATTCTACAAAGCTCAAGGTATCGAAATCGGTAACTCACTTGTAGAAGAAGACAAGCTTGATGTGGCAAAAGCACTTCTTGAAAAAGCTAACGGTAAATTGATCTTGCCAGTTGACTCAAAAGAAGCTAACGCATTTGCTGGCTACACTGAAGTTCGCGATACAGAAGGCGAAGCAGTTTCAGAAGGCTTCCTTGGTCTTGATATCGGTCCTAAGTCAATTGCTAAGTTTGACGAAGCTTTGACTGGTGCGAAAACAGTTGTTTGGAACGGACCTATGGGTGTATTTGAAAACCCAGACTTCCAAGCGGGTACAATCGGTGTAATGGATGCTATCGTGAAACAACCAGGCGTGAAATCAATCATCGGTGGTGGTGACTCAGCAGCTGCTGCTATCAACCTTGGCCGTGCAGACAAGTTCTCATGGATCTCAACTGGTGGTGGTGCATCTATGGAACTCCTTGAAGGTAAAGTCCTCCCAGGTCTTGCAGCATTGACTGAAAAGTAA
- the gap gene encoding type I glyceraldehyde-3-phosphate dehydrogenase, which translates to MVVKVGINGFGRIGRLAFRRIQNVEGVEVTRINDLTDPVMLAHLLKYDTTQGRFDGTVEVKDGGFEVNGKFVKVSAEREPGKIDWAADGVEIVLEATGFFTSKTAAEQHIHENGAKKVVITAPGGNDVKTIVFNTNHDILDGTETVISGASCTTNCLAPMAKALHDAFGVQKGLMTTIHGYTGDQMVLDGPHRGGDLRRARAAAANIVPNSTGAAKAIGLVIPELNGKLDGAAQRVPVPTGSVTELVATLNKKVTAEEVNAAMKAAATESYGYTEDQIVSSDIVGISFGSLFDATQTKVLDVDGEQLVKVVSWYDNEMSYTAQLVRTLEYFAKIAK; encoded by the coding sequence ATGGTAGTTAAAGTTGGTATTAACGGTTTCGGACGTATCGGTCGTCTTGCTTTCCGTCGTATCCAAAACGTAGAAGGTGTTGAAGTTACTCGTATCAATGACCTTACAGACCCAGTAATGCTTGCACACTTGTTGAAATACGACACAACTCAAGGTCGTTTCGACGGTACTGTTGAAGTTAAAGACGGTGGTTTCGAAGTTAACGGTAAATTCGTTAAAGTTTCTGCTGAGCGTGAGCCAGGAAAAATTGACTGGGCTGCTGACGGCGTAGAAATCGTTCTTGAAGCAACTGGTTTCTTCACTTCAAAAACTGCTGCTGAGCAACACATCCACGAAAATGGTGCTAAGAAAGTTGTTATCACTGCTCCTGGCGGTAACGATGTTAAGACTATCGTTTTCAACACTAACCACGATATCCTTGATGGTACTGAAACAGTTATCTCAGGTGCTTCATGTACTACAAACTGTTTGGCACCAATGGCTAAAGCTCTTCACGATGCATTTGGCGTTCAAAAAGGTTTGATGACTACAATCCACGGTTACACTGGTGACCAAATGGTTCTTGACGGACCACACCGTGGTGGTGACCTTCGTCGTGCTCGTGCTGCTGCTGCGAACATCGTTCCTAACTCAACTGGTGCTGCTAAAGCTATCGGCTTGGTAATCCCAGAATTGAACGGTAAACTTGACGGTGCTGCACAACGTGTTCCAGTTCCAACAGGTTCTGTAACTGAATTGGTTGCAACTCTTAACAAGAAAGTTACTGCTGAAGAAGTAAACGCTGCTATGAAAGCTGCTGCTACTGAATCATACGGCTATACTGAAGACCAAATCGTTTCTTCAGATATCGTAGGTATCTCATTCGGTTCATTGTTCGATGCAACTCAAACTAAAGTTCTTGACGTTGATGGTGAGCAATTGGTTAAAGTTGTTTCATGGTACGACAACGAAATGTCTTACACTGCACAACTTGTTCGTACTCTTGAGTACTTCGCAAAAATCGCTAAATAA